The DNA region CACTAGGTCGCCGGGCATCTTCAGCGCCCGGCCCCTCTCCGCCCCAATCTGGGGCAGCGAACTCCACCGTCTCCGGCACATGCCGCTCGAAATTCAGCCCGAATGCGCGCCGCTTGCTCAGACGTTCAAATTCCCTGCGGAGGTCTTCCGCAAGCAGCAGTTCGTCGCTTCGCTTCAGCGATGAGGCGATCGTTAGCCCGGATGTGTTCGGGCCGAAAAATTTCGGCGCCGCAGTGATCGCAGGCCAGGCACACCAGCTCTTCCAGGTGCAGCGTGCGATCGCGGTATTCGATCGTGTCGCTGTAGGCCTCCGGCTGCAGTTGACAGGTTTCACAATCCGGGCAAACTTCAGATTGCTTGTTCATGGATGCCTCTTTCATGGCAGGAGCACAGCTCGATAACCACACAGTCGCGGCTCAATCTCGGTTTAATGTAGAGATCGAAGCAATTGCCCGGTGCTCCCAAATTCAGGCGACCAGCTTAGTCCGAGGCGGCCAGCAGCCTTTCGATTGCTCCGGACAAATCGATGACTTCGACTTCAACGCTCCTGGAGCCGTACAGGTGGCCGAAATCCCGCCGGTCACCGGCAACCAGCAGGTCCGCGCCCTGGGCAATGGCCGCCGCCAGAATCGGTATGTCTTTGTCCGGCAGTCCGTGCCCTCGCGCCATTGCGAGGTGCGACTCGCCGGGCTCCCTGCCGATCAGAGCCAGGCCCGCGAATCGCTCCAGCGCCGGTTGTCGTCCAGGGCGTTTGCGCGCGATATTCCGGCGGGCTTCTTCCACGGCGAGGCGGGAAGTTGTCAATTCACAAAACTCCGCTGCCGCCAGTTCGAACAATAGCGCGGCGTCCGCGCCTTCCTTCCAGGCCGCTGAAAAGAAAATGTTGGCATCCAGGAATACCCGCATGCCGTCGGGCTACTTGTTCTTCGCCCGGCGGTTCACGGCTTGTCCGACGCGTTCCCGGAATGACCCCGGCAATCGGTTCTCGCGTTCGAAATCGGCGATGCGCTCATCGCTGTAGAGTTCGATCGGATACACCACGGCCGGCCGCAGACGGATGCTGCCGTCGGGCTCCGATTCGATGATCACCTGCGATTCTGCCGGCAGGCCCGCTTGCTCCAGCACACGGCGCGGGATGGTCACCTGGCCTTTTTTGCCGATTTTTACGGTCTCCATACCGGCATTATGCCGGAATTCCGGCTTGCCGGCAATCCGGAACTATGCGGCTGGCGATGCCGATTCTGTCGACCGTACGAGGTCGCTATCCGGTGGCCTCATCTGGCCATTAGCCGACTCAAATCCTCCCCTGGCTCCCCCAACTCGCATAAAAGT from Wenzhouxiangella sp. AB-CW3 includes:
- a CDS encoding YgiT-type zinc finger protein is translated as MNKQSEVCPDCETCQLQPEAYSDTIEYRDRTLHLEELVCLACDHCGAEIFRPEHIRANDRLIAEAKRRTAACGRPPQGI
- a CDS encoding PIN domain-containing protein — its product is MRVFLDANIFFSAAWKEGADAALLFELAAAEFCELTTSRLAVEEARRNIARKRPGRQPALERFAGLALIGREPGESHLAMARGHGLPDKDIPILAAAIAQGADLLVAGDRRDFGHLYGSRSVEVEVIDLSGAIERLLAASD
- a CDS encoding AbrB/MazE/SpoVT family DNA-binding domain-containing protein; the protein is METVKIGKKGQVTIPRRVLEQAGLPAESQVIIESEPDGSIRLRPAVVYPIELYSDERIADFERENRLPGSFRERVGQAVNRRAKNK